From one Brachypodium distachyon strain Bd21 chromosome 4, Brachypodium_distachyon_v3.0, whole genome shotgun sequence genomic stretch:
- the LOC100828932 gene encoding dihydroceramide fatty acyl 2-hydroxylase FAH1, whose translation MVAQAFTVDLDKPLVFQVGHLEEQYQDWVHQPIVSKEGPRFFANDVLEFLTRTKWWAVPLIWLPVVCWCLNTSIQMGHTYPEVALMVVVGMFIWTLIEYTLHRYLFHIDTKSYWTNTAHYLLHGCHHKHPMDGLRLVFPPTAAAILCYPFWNLVKLFTTTSTTPGVFGGGLLGYVIYDCTHYYLHHGQPSSDPAKHLKKYHLNHHFRIQNKGFGITSTLWDHVFGTLPSTKTVDKSS comes from the exons ATGGTTGCCCAAGCCTTTACAGTCGATTTGGACAAGCCTCTTGTATTTCAG GTTGGCCATCTAGAGGAACAGTATCAGGACTGGGTTCACCAGCCAATTGTTAGCAAAGAGGGGCCAAGATTTTTTGCAAACGATGTATTGGAG TTCTTAACACGAACGAAATGGTGGGCAGTTCCTCTTATTTGGTTGCCTGTTGTCTGTTGGTGCCTGAATACATCGATTCAAATGGGTCACACTTATCCAGAAGTTGCTCTGATGGTTGTGGTTGGAATGTTTATCTGGACACTGATCGAATACACTCTGCATCGTTACCTGTTCCACATAGATACTAAAAGTTACTG GACAAACACAGCTCATTATCTTCTTCATGGATGCCATCACAAGCATCCCATGGACGGACTTCGACTTGTCTTTCCACCAACTGCCGCAGCTATCTTGTGCTATCCG TTCTGGAATCTAGTCAAGCTCTTCACTACTACGTCTACCACTCCTGGCGTGTTTGGAGGTGGCCTGTTGGGTTATGTGATCTATGACTGCACACATTACTACCTGCATCATGGGCAGCCATCAAGTGATCCAGCAAAACATCTCAAG AAATATCATCTGAACCACCacttcagaattcagaacaaGGGCTTTGGAATAACATCAACCCTATGGGACCATGTATTCGGTACATTGCCTTCAACAAAAACCGTTGACAAGAGCTCGTGA
- the LOC100831189 gene encoding ena/VASP-like protein, which yields MKRASSLRRLLAALRPPPVQTGFPTSLADLVVQNHGRLRSRKQQRPLVPAPSSPAPGAVAAERPPSPPPPSRPLSSPRPRGAPRPELLVGGAVAVALLAVWSEALVAAFTVAALSLLWIESSAAAASRRQRRPAEDSSHVSPIREVEDEAAWSSSFSDSDRGTAERPELVEQVPPEVRKKKKKKRSLRKLLSNKFHGVKKKPEAKEEEDFLSVSCASDALAPTAEQTPPESTRGSSPPPESSEVVVVDGRGGELKLRLPLAAFIPVILAGLVLVGGKLPATALAVLCAAFFSGAVDRSKVLHVAREGSLDDPLETEGELTRID from the coding sequence ATGAAGCGCGCGTCCTCGCTCCGCCGCCTGCTGGCcgcgctccggccgccgcccgtgcaGACCGGCTTCCCCACCTCCCTCGCCGACCTCGTCGTCCAGAACCATGGCCGCCTCAGGAGCCGCAAGCAACAGCGGCCCCTGGTCccggccccttcttctccggctccgggcgccgtcgccgctgagcgtccaccttcgccgccgccgccgtcccggcCTCTCTCGTCGCCGCGGCCCAGAGGCGCCCCCCGCCCGGAGCTGCTCGTGGGCGGGGCCGTGGCGGTGGCGCTCCTCGCCGTGTGGAGCGAGGCGCTCGTCGCGGCGTTCACCGTCGCCGCGCTCTCGCTGCTCTGGATTgagtcctccgccgccgccgcctcccgccgccagcgccgcccGGCGGAGGATTCGAGCCACGTGTCACCGATTCGGGAGGTGGAAGACGAAGCGGCGTGGTCTAGCAGCTTCTCGGACTCCGACAGGGGAACCGCCGAGAGGCCCGAGCTGGTCGAACAAGTTCCGCCGGAGgtcaggaagaagaagaagaagaagaggtcgCTGAGGAAGCTGCTCTCGAACAAGTTCCACGGCGTGAAGAAGAAGCCCGAAgcgaaggaggaagaggacttCTTGTCGGTCTCCTGCGCCAGCGACGCTTTAGCCCCTACCGCCGAGCAGACGCCGCCAGAATCAACCAGAggatcctcgccgccgccggaatcATCGGAGGTGGTCGTGGTGGATGGGCGAGGGGGGGAATTGAAATTGAGACTCCCTCTGGCGGCGTTCATCCCGGTGATCCTGGCGGGGCTAGTCCTGGTCGGCGGGAAGCTcccggcgacggcgctggCCGTGCTctgcgcggccttcttctccggcgccgtcgaCAGATCCAAGGTACTACATGTAGCCCGTGAGGGGAGCCTGGATGATCCCCTCGAAACCGAGGGAGAGCTCACAAGGATCGATTGA